One Peribacillus simplex NBRC 15720 = DSM 1321 genomic region harbors:
- a CDS encoding nitroreductase family protein produces MTKNIMSKEEYLNKSKELNIPHEKPKVLTDTDFITVAKERRSVRQYDAEYVMTEEEIREILEIAIQAPSSSNLQPWRFLVIQDKQTQQELLPIANNQQQIVDASAVIAVLADIEGYKNAECIYGELVNKGIMKNEIKEPYVASIMHNYGNFSAEKALSVAMIDGGLVSMQIMLAAKAKGYDTVPMGGFDEAKFVDAFNVPENFKPVMLISLGKGTKAGFEKVRLPLDTILTWNKY; encoded by the coding sequence ATGACAAAAAATATAATGAGTAAAGAAGAGTACCTAAATAAATCGAAAGAATTGAATATACCGCATGAAAAGCCGAAGGTCCTTACTGATACGGACTTCATTACGGTAGCAAAAGAACGGAGATCTGTTCGCCAGTACGATGCTGAATACGTGATGACTGAAGAGGAAATTCGTGAAATCCTGGAGATTGCGATTCAAGCACCGTCTTCTTCCAACTTACAACCATGGAGATTCCTTGTGATTCAAGATAAGCAAACCCAGCAAGAATTGCTGCCCATCGCCAATAACCAACAACAAATCGTCGATGCATCTGCTGTCATTGCCGTTTTAGCTGATATAGAAGGTTACAAAAATGCAGAGTGTATTTATGGTGAATTAGTCAATAAAGGAATCATGAAGAATGAAATCAAAGAGCCATATGTTGCCTCAATTATGCATAATTACGGTAACTTTTCTGCTGAGAAAGCTTTAAGTGTAGCCATGATTGACGGTGGCTTGGTTTCCATGCAGATCATGTTAGCTGCAAAAGCAAAAGGATATGATACAGTTCCAATGGGAGGGTTCGATGAAGCCAAATTTGTGGATGCATTCAATGTACCGGAAAACTTCAAACCTGTCATGTTAATTTCCCTTGGAAAAGGAACTAAAGCAGGATTTGAAAAAGTCCGTTTGCCACTCGATACTATATTGACTTGGAATAAATACTAA
- a CDS encoding RrF2 family transcriptional regulator — protein sequence MSEKVSSIMWFSLAVQALLVLADHDGLCNSNKLADKLDSESGFLRKILSNLVKAGLIQAKEGRDGGYSLAKNPEQIILADIYSAIKSEPFSKGFLDVNDKKCFQPSSREALCGLKNEMESWIIQGLEKKTIADLLSKS from the coding sequence ATGTCAGAAAAGGTTTCCAGTATAATGTGGTTTAGTCTTGCAGTACAAGCCCTGCTTGTTCTTGCTGATCATGATGGATTATGTAATAGTAATAAATTGGCCGATAAGCTTGATTCGGAGTCAGGCTTTCTTAGAAAAATATTAAGTAATTTAGTGAAGGCAGGGCTAATTCAAGCGAAGGAAGGCAGGGATGGGGGATATTCACTTGCCAAAAATCCCGAACAAATCATTCTTGCAGATATATACTCTGCAATTAAATCCGAACCTTTTTCAAAAGGCTTTCTTGATGTGAATGATAAAAAATGCTTTCAACCCTCTTCCCGTGAAGCTTTATGCGGTTTGAAAAACGAGATGGAGAGCTGGATAATACAAGGCCTGGAGAAGAAGACGATTGCTGATTTACTATCAAAATCTTAA
- a CDS encoding bile acid:sodium symporter family protein — MLKTINEQMDKVMPIITPISVVIGVLLAEHLMDYTFLVPWIFAFITFSGSLGSNFKSLQQAVTHPLPVLIVLIILHMLMPIWAFGLGHLVFHGDAFTITGLVLAVVIPTGVTSMIWVSIYNGNAVLALTIILIDTLLSPFIVPYSVSLFGGGSIEMDLGSMVQGLIGMVVLPSMLAMFLNQATKGKIQYTLSPRLAPFSKISVGIVVILNSSKIAPYLTHFDKKLMIMAFLVLFIAASGYALSWMVGACLRWEKADIITLTFTGGMRNISAGAVLATTYFPAAVAVPVVLGMLFQQMLASFFGYVMEKHFHRGVNEG, encoded by the coding sequence ATGCTGAAAACAATAAATGAACAAATGGATAAAGTTATGCCTATCATCACGCCGATAAGTGTGGTTATTGGGGTATTATTGGCCGAACATCTAATGGATTACACCTTTCTTGTTCCATGGATATTTGCCTTCATTACATTTTCCGGAAGTTTAGGCTCTAACTTTAAATCTCTGCAACAGGCAGTCACCCACCCTTTACCTGTATTAATCGTATTGATCATCTTACATATGCTTATGCCTATTTGGGCTTTTGGTCTCGGCCATTTAGTGTTTCATGGTGATGCTTTCACGATTACCGGCCTAGTCCTGGCTGTAGTGATTCCAACCGGTGTCACCAGTATGATCTGGGTATCCATTTATAATGGGAATGCCGTACTTGCCCTAACCATAATCTTAATCGATACCCTTCTCTCGCCATTCATCGTTCCTTACAGTGTTTCCCTTTTTGGAGGCGGTTCGATCGAAATGGATTTAGGGTCGATGGTGCAAGGATTAATCGGAATGGTCGTTCTTCCCTCCATGCTTGCCATGTTCTTGAATCAGGCTACAAAAGGGAAGATACAATATACACTATCCCCCCGCTTAGCTCCTTTTTCCAAGATAAGCGTTGGAATCGTAGTCATATTGAACAGCTCAAAAATTGCGCCTTACTTAACCCATTTCGATAAGAAATTAATGATCATGGCCTTCTTGGTTTTGTTCATAGCTGCTTCAGGGTATGCCCTTTCTTGGATGGTCGGTGCATGTTTAAGATGGGAAAAGGCGGATATCATCACCTTGACATTTACAGGCGGTATGCGGAACATCAGTGCAGGAGCCGTTCTAGCAACCACCTATTTCCCTGCTGCCGTCGCAGTACCCGTTGTACTTGGCATGCTGTTTCAACAAATGCTTGCCTCCTTTTTTGGCTATGTCATGGAAAAGCATTTTCATCGTGGTGTGAATGAAGGGTGA
- a CDS encoding NADPH-dependent FMN reductase encodes MKVVAIVGSIRKESYNLKLAKYIQTRYQDRFDLEILNIRDLPFYDQDIENDPPLVVKEFKSKVAEADAVLWVTPEYNGTIPGVLGNAIDWLSRVDKVLIGKPSWIMGASMGQLGTVKAQLHLREILFAIGISSPLLPGNEVYVGAVHDKIDNAGKLTHESTVQFIDTVVDNFISWYNHHTR; translated from the coding sequence ATGAAAGTTGTTGCAATAGTGGGAAGTATCCGTAAAGAGTCTTACAACCTTAAGCTTGCCAAATATATTCAAACTAGATATCAAGATCGGTTTGATCTCGAAATCTTAAACATTCGGGATTTACCTTTTTATGATCAAGATATTGAAAATGACCCTCCATTAGTTGTAAAAGAATTTAAAAGCAAAGTGGCCGAAGCAGATGCAGTCTTATGGGTAACACCTGAATACAATGGTACTATTCCAGGCGTATTGGGCAATGCAATCGATTGGTTATCACGTGTCGATAAAGTCTTGATCGGCAAACCATCATGGATCATGGGTGCGTCAATGGGGCAATTAGGAACGGTTAAAGCTCAATTGCATTTGCGTGAAATCCTATTCGCAATAGGCATCTCTTCCCCACTCCTTCCCGGGAATGAAGTATATGTTGGTGCAGTGCATGACAAAATCGATAACGCAGGCAAGCTTACACATGAGTCAACTGTCCAGTTTATCGATACTGTCGTCGATAACTTCATTAGCTGGTATAATCATCATACTCGTTAA
- a CDS encoding SDR family oxidoreductase, which produces MYTDLEGKVVVITGSSTGLGKAMAIRFAKEKAKVVVNYRTKSEEADSVMEEIQTNGGEAIAVKGDVTVEEDVINLVQSAIKNFGKLDIFINNAGIENPVPSHEMPLSDWNRVINTNLTGNFLGCREAIKYFVENDIKGNVINMSSVHEMIPWPLFVHYAASKGGVKLLTETLALEYAPKGIRVNSIGPGAIATPINADKLEDPEKKKDLESMIPMGYIGKPEEIAAVAAWLASSESSYVTGITLFADGGMTKYPAFQAGRG; this is translated from the coding sequence ATGTATACAGATTTAGAAGGTAAAGTCGTTGTTATAACGGGTTCATCCACTGGTTTAGGAAAAGCGATGGCCATTCGCTTTGCTAAGGAAAAGGCAAAGGTCGTGGTTAATTATCGCACTAAATCAGAGGAAGCGGATAGTGTAATGGAAGAAATCCAAACAAATGGTGGGGAAGCTATTGCAGTAAAAGGAGATGTCACCGTTGAAGAAGATGTGATTAACCTTGTTCAATCAGCGATCAAGAATTTCGGGAAACTCGATATATTCATCAATAATGCAGGAATTGAAAATCCGGTTCCATCTCACGAGATGCCGTTAAGTGACTGGAATAGGGTAATCAATACAAACTTAACCGGAAATTTCTTAGGCTGCCGTGAAGCTATCAAGTATTTTGTCGAGAACGACATTAAAGGGAATGTGATAAACATGTCCAGTGTACATGAGATGATTCCCTGGCCTTTATTCGTTCACTATGCGGCAAGCAAGGGAGGGGTGAAGCTGCTTACGGAAACCCTGGCACTTGAATATGCACCAAAAGGAATCCGTGTGAACAGCATTGGTCCTGGAGCCATCGCCACGCCAATAAATGCCGACAAGCTTGAAGATCCCGAAAAGAAAAAGGATCTTGAAAGTATGATTCCGATGGGGTATATCGGAAAGCCTGAAGAAATTGCTGCGGTTGCTGCATGGCTGGCATCTTCAGAGTCCAGTTATGTAACGGGCATCACTCTATTCGCTGACGGAGGAATGACAAAATACCCTGCATTCCAAGCGGGAAGAGGATGA
- a CDS encoding RhaT/GlcU family sugar-proton symporter, producing the protein MDILLALLPALFWGSIVLFNVKLGGGPYSQTLGTTIGALIFSIGVYIFADIKLSLLVFGVGVVSGLFWAVGQANQLKSIDLMGVSKTMPISTGLQLISTTLFGVIVFHEWSTMKAIILGVLALVFIIIGIVLTSLEDKESKEGKSGNLKKGIGILLISTFGYLVYVVVARLFDVDGWSALFPQAIGMVLGGLLLTFKHKPFNKYTIRNIIPGLIWAAGNMFLFISQPRVGVATSFSLSQMGIVISTLGGIIILREKKTKRQLIGIGIGIILIIIAGIMLGLAKS; encoded by the coding sequence ATGGATATATTATTAGCTCTCTTGCCGGCATTATTCTGGGGAAGCATCGTTTTATTTAATGTGAAACTCGGGGGTGGACCCTATAGTCAAACACTAGGTACAACGATTGGTGCCTTGATTTTTTCAATTGGTGTTTATATTTTTGCCGATATTAAGTTGTCACTTCTGGTGTTTGGAGTCGGAGTCGTATCTGGATTGTTTTGGGCCGTTGGACAAGCTAATCAGCTTAAGAGCATTGATTTAATGGGAGTATCCAAAACGATGCCGATATCAACTGGATTGCAGCTCATTTCAACCACATTATTCGGGGTCATAGTTTTTCACGAATGGTCTACAATGAAAGCGATTATTTTAGGCGTTTTGGCATTAGTCTTCATTATTATAGGAATCGTCTTGACCTCCTTGGAAGATAAAGAATCAAAAGAGGGCAAGTCGGGAAACTTGAAGAAAGGAATTGGTATTCTCCTCATCTCGACATTCGGTTATTTGGTTTATGTGGTCGTGGCGCGTCTATTTGATGTTGATGGCTGGTCAGCGTTGTTCCCTCAAGCGATCGGGATGGTGCTAGGCGGTCTGTTATTGACTTTTAAACATAAACCATTTAACAAATATACGATTCGCAATATCATTCCGGGATTGATATGGGCTGCAGGGAACATGTTTTTATTCATATCCCAGCCCCGTGTGGGAGTGGCTACTAGTTTTTCCCTTTCGCAAATGGGCATAGTCATTTCAACTCTCGGCGGGATCATCATTTTGCGTGAAAAGAAAACGAAGCGTCAACTAATTGGAATTGGAATTGGAATCATCTTGATCATCATAGCTGGGATTATGCTCGGATTGGCAAAAAGTTAA
- a CDS encoding GtrA family protein yields the protein MNGTVLKNYLKHTNSFIRFLLVGIVNTAVGLSIMLFLMNVLELSYWISTFFGNGTGAVTSFLLNRTFTFKSDIEWRRGVARFFCVILICYSAAYSLGQAIAESMEGSVHLSIQQNVAVLIGAIFYTVLNYIGQKYFVFKKSNLRPIQEGRN from the coding sequence ATGAACGGAACAGTATTGAAAAACTATCTAAAACACACTAACTCCTTTATCCGCTTTTTATTGGTTGGAATAGTCAATACAGCGGTTGGACTTTCCATCATGCTTTTTCTCATGAATGTTCTTGAATTATCTTACTGGATCTCCACCTTTTTCGGCAATGGTACGGGAGCTGTAACGAGTTTTCTTTTGAACAGGACTTTTACCTTTAAAAGCGATATAGAATGGCGGAGAGGAGTTGCCCGTTTCTTTTGCGTCATCCTGATTTGTTATTCCGCAGCTTATTCTTTAGGCCAAGCTATAGCAGAATCAATGGAAGGATCCGTTCATTTATCCATACAACAAAATGTGGCTGTACTGATAGGAGCAATTTTTTACACAGTTCTTAACTATATTGGCCAGAAATACTTTGTCTTTAAAAAAAGCAATTTGAGACCAATTCAAGAAGGAAGGAACTAA
- a CDS encoding glycosyltransferase family 2 protein encodes MNSPILTIVVPCYNEESVLQDTISQLCGLVRGLVEENIVSGQSKILLVDDGSKDQTWKIIYKETINNEFVRGLKLSRNAGHQNALLAGLFTAKEASDCVISIDADLQDDIQVIPEFIRKFNEGCEIVYGVRQKRDLDSFFKRTSATGFYKLMNKMGVNLVYNHADFRLMSKRAIAELERFDETNLFLRGIVPLIGFKTDSVYYDRKERLAGETKYPFKKMVAFALDGITSFSVTPIRLVLWLGCLSFFISLLFGSYFLWLKFYGQTETGWTSLITSIWLIGGLQLIAVGLIGEYIGKIYNESKRRPKYIVDLDLFNPLDLKKREQLDNERNSIEKLSKTH; translated from the coding sequence GTGAATTCACCGATACTAACGATTGTTGTACCTTGTTATAACGAAGAAAGCGTATTGCAGGATACCATTTCCCAGCTTTGTGGATTGGTGAGGGGGTTAGTCGAAGAAAACATTGTTTCTGGTCAAAGTAAAATCCTATTGGTTGATGATGGAAGCAAAGATCAAACATGGAAGATCATTTATAAGGAAACGATTAATAATGAATTTGTTCGCGGGCTAAAGCTTTCCCGGAATGCAGGACATCAAAATGCTCTCCTGGCAGGATTGTTTACAGCCAAGGAAGCCTCGGATTGTGTGATATCCATTGATGCAGATTTACAGGATGATATTCAAGTCATCCCTGAATTCATTCGGAAATTCAATGAAGGATGTGAAATTGTATATGGTGTCCGCCAGAAAAGGGACCTTGATTCATTTTTTAAACGAACATCTGCAACTGGTTTTTATAAATTGATGAACAAGATGGGTGTTAACCTTGTCTATAATCATGCCGATTTCCGGCTAATGAGTAAAAGGGCGATCGCTGAGTTGGAACGATTTGATGAAACGAATCTTTTTTTACGGGGGATAGTACCTCTCATTGGGTTTAAGACGGACTCTGTTTATTATGACCGAAAAGAAAGATTGGCTGGGGAAACGAAGTATCCATTTAAGAAGATGGTTGCGTTTGCGCTTGATGGCATTACTTCCTTTTCAGTTACACCGATCCGGCTTGTATTATGGCTAGGATGTCTTTCCTTTTTCATTAGCTTACTCTTTGGGTCTTACTTTTTATGGTTAAAGTTTTATGGGCAGACCGAAACTGGTTGGACCTCATTAATCACCTCCATATGGTTGATCGGTGGACTACAGTTGATTGCTGTCGGCTTGATTGGGGAATATATCGGTAAAATCTATAATGAATCCAAACGCCGGCCTAAATATATTGTTGATTTGGATTTATTTAATCCGCTCGATTTAAAAAAACGGGAGCAACTAGACAATGAACGGAACAGTATTGAAAAACTATCTAAAACACACTAA
- a CDS encoding DUF6044 family protein produces the protein MENQERKQILFAFLVIVLYLSPLFILGENAHIRVHDNLDSNLAWYKVLSESGELFGAIDAKIPQIMNGLPRNAFGSEFSIIVWLYALFPTMVAYAISQALTRFIAFFGMYILLKKHLVTGSQSAWIRVGTSLAFALTPFWPSGMLSTLGMPLALWAFLNIRSKDHSWKNYLVLTLLPLYSSIVLGFFFFLVAMGVLWLTDGIRRKGWNITFLLSIVYMTVIFGLVEYRLVASFIFDSDPNSRDEYFHARLPLDWVIKLTFKNFVLGHTHVMTVHALIILPITVFALYIILTKKLWRQEKVYVFLFGLNFMLSAWYAFWFYKGWLPLTERFHTLDTFNFARFHFLRPMVIYLGFALAIKIIWEHSVYAKKTLSIFIAIQIMILMGFNEEITHNKKPSFKQFYSESLFQEIKDHIDLPQEEYRVASIGLHPAIAQFNGFYTLDSYNNFYPLTYKHHFRQIIENELAKNKNIRIYFDEWGGRCYLFTDELGKHYMFKKGSKKELENLDLNMDAFKGLGGKYIFSAIPINNAKENGLVLDRIFTKKGSVWKIHLYRVM, from the coding sequence ATTGAAAATCAAGAGAGAAAACAAATCCTTTTTGCCTTTCTCGTCATTGTTTTATATCTTTCTCCTTTATTCATCCTTGGAGAAAATGCGCATATTCGCGTACATGATAATTTGGATTCCAACCTTGCCTGGTATAAAGTCCTTTCAGAAAGCGGTGAGTTATTCGGTGCTATTGACGCCAAAATTCCCCAGATTATGAATGGGCTGCCCCGAAATGCTTTTGGCAGCGAGTTCAGTATTATCGTGTGGCTTTATGCTCTTTTTCCGACAATGGTTGCATATGCAATAAGCCAGGCATTAACAAGGTTTATTGCATTCTTCGGTATGTATATCCTATTAAAGAAACATTTGGTTACAGGAAGCCAATCAGCTTGGATTAGGGTTGGAACATCCTTAGCCTTTGCCCTTACTCCATTTTGGCCATCGGGAATGCTCAGTACACTTGGGATGCCGCTAGCACTTTGGGCTTTTTTGAATATTCGCAGCAAGGACCATTCTTGGAAGAATTATTTGGTCCTAACACTTTTACCGCTTTATTCAAGCATCGTGCTTGGCTTTTTCTTTTTCCTTGTTGCAATGGGCGTTCTTTGGCTAACGGATGGGATCAGGAGAAAAGGGTGGAATATAACGTTTCTTCTTTCGATCGTGTATATGACCGTCATTTTTGGTTTGGTGGAGTATCGTTTGGTCGCTTCATTCATTTTTGATTCGGATCCAAACAGCAGAGATGAATATTTTCACGCAAGGCTGCCGCTCGATTGGGTCATTAAGCTTACTTTCAAAAATTTCGTTCTTGGACATACGCATGTCATGACTGTACATGCGCTTATCATCCTGCCGATTACAGTCTTTGCCCTTTATATTATTCTGACCAAAAAACTGTGGAGACAGGAAAAGGTTTATGTTTTTTTATTCGGCTTGAATTTTATGCTCTCAGCGTGGTACGCATTTTGGTTTTATAAAGGCTGGCTTCCTTTAACGGAAAGGTTTCATACCTTGGATACCTTTAATTTTGCCAGATTTCACTTTTTAAGGCCGATGGTAATTTACTTGGGGTTTGCCCTAGCGATAAAAATCATTTGGGAACACAGCGTTTATGCTAAGAAAACCCTTTCTATTTTCATCGCCATTCAAATTATGATTTTGATGGGTTTCAATGAAGAAATCACTCACAATAAAAAACCATCTTTTAAACAGTTCTATTCAGAAAGTCTTTTTCAGGAAATAAAAGATCATATTGACCTTCCACAGGAAGAATATCGTGTTGCTAGCATTGGGCTGCACCCCGCAATTGCACAATTTAATGGATTTTACACGCTCGATAGCTATAACAATTTCTATCCGCTTACTTACAAACATCACTTTCGTCAAATAATTGAAAACGAATTGGCTAAGAATAAAAACATCAGAATCTACTTTGATGAATGGGGAGGACGTTGTTACCTATTTACCGATGAGCTTGGGAAGCATTATATGTTCAAGAAAGGCTCGAAGAAAGAGCTGGAAAATTTGGACCTTAATATGGATGCGTTTAAAGGATTAGGTGGCAAGTATATATTTTCTGCCATACCAATCAACAACGCGAAGGAAAACGGATTGGTACTAGATAGGATTTTCACAAAAAAAGGAAGCGTATGGAAAATTCATTTATACAGAGTCATGTGA
- the galU gene encoding UTP--glucose-1-phosphate uridylyltransferase GalU: MIKKAVIPAAGLGTRFLPATKAQPKEMLPIVDKPTIQYIIEEAVQSGITDIIIVTGKNKRAIEDHFDKSIELEMLLQMKGQNDLLKIVENISNMVDIHYVRQKEPLGLGHAVLCAKTFIGDEPFAVLLGDDIVDSQVPALKQLMEQYNKVRASIIGCKEVSPADVSKYGIVNFQERYEDLFLVRNLVEKPKVEDAPSTQAIIGRYILSPAIFEILETVQPDRKGEIQLTEALDLLLEKEPLYSYIIEGNRYDVGDKFGFLQASLDFAMKRPELRDQLITYLRQLFP, translated from the coding sequence ATGATAAAGAAAGCAGTGATTCCAGCAGCCGGTTTAGGAACACGATTTTTACCTGCTACGAAAGCCCAACCAAAGGAAATGCTGCCGATTGTCGATAAGCCGACCATTCAATATATTATCGAGGAAGCGGTACAATCAGGGATTACAGATATTATCATCGTTACGGGTAAAAACAAACGTGCCATCGAAGATCATTTCGATAAATCCATTGAACTTGAAATGCTTCTGCAAATGAAAGGTCAAAATGATCTTCTTAAGATCGTGGAGAACATTTCCAACATGGTGGATATCCACTATGTAAGACAAAAGGAACCTCTAGGTCTGGGGCATGCAGTTTTATGTGCCAAAACTTTTATCGGAGATGAACCTTTTGCCGTCCTGTTAGGGGATGATATCGTGGATAGTCAGGTTCCAGCTTTGAAGCAGTTAATGGAACAGTATAACAAGGTTCGAGCGAGCATTATCGGATGTAAGGAAGTGTCACCTGCCGATGTCTCCAAGTATGGAATCGTAAATTTCCAAGAACGATATGAGGATTTATTTCTGGTAAGAAACTTAGTGGAAAAGCCAAAAGTGGAGGATGCACCATCAACACAGGCGATTATTGGCCGATATATATTATCACCTGCGATTTTTGAAATCCTTGAAACCGTACAGCCCGATCGGAAGGGGGAGATCCAGCTTACCGAAGCTTTAGACCTTTTGTTAGAAAAGGAACCATTATATTCGTATATCATCGAAGGGAATCGATATGACGTCGGCGATAAATTCGGCTTCCTCCAAGCTTCATTAGATTTCGCCATGAAACGACCTGAACTTCGTGATCAGCTAATAACATATTTAAGGCAGCTGTTCCCTTAA
- a CDS encoding cytochrome P450 produces the protein MSHADDVFRTSPKVPKGRLISGHTKEFQTDPIGFLTRLANEYGEVAKFRLGPFQNVYHVLNPDLIKQILVTKQKSFVKSKDFNVLKPLIGEGLLTSEKDFHMRQRRLIQPSFKKTHISQYAKDMIDTTMDYISTWQHGDERIITKDMMNITLGIISKTMFSMEFKDGYEIVGKPLETALRITVKRMRKIFRMPLWVPTKINREFKKAIQRLDKVIYGIIEKRKNDTVKHEDMLGILMDARDADDGLGMTSHQVRDELMTIFLAGHETTANALSWALYAISKHPEIQAKLFSEVNSIIGHRSPKPEDFMKLPYTQNIIHETLRVYPSLYILSRDVMEDVVIGGYRFKKGDMILISSYVMQHNPEYFDQPESFIPERFENNFMKSLPAFAYFPFGGGPRVCIGNHFAMMEAVLVLACIAQRYRIKLAPDHHEVTPLPTLTLRPKNGLRIMIEERDAEAFEPGASNF, from the coding sequence TTGAGCCACGCTGATGATGTCTTCCGCACTTCTCCAAAGGTTCCAAAAGGAAGGCTGATTTCCGGACATACAAAGGAGTTTCAAACAGATCCCATTGGCTTTCTGACCCGATTGGCCAATGAATATGGGGAAGTCGCTAAATTCCGTTTAGGACCATTCCAAAATGTTTATCACGTTTTAAATCCTGATTTAATAAAACAAATTCTAGTAACAAAACAAAAATCCTTCGTCAAATCCAAGGACTTCAATGTTTTAAAACCGCTTATCGGTGAAGGTCTACTTACAAGCGAAAAAGACTTCCATATGCGACAGAGAAGGCTTATCCAACCCTCTTTCAAAAAGACTCATATTAGCCAATACGCCAAGGATATGATTGATACCACAATGGATTATATATCAACTTGGCAACATGGTGATGAACGGATTATAACTAAGGATATGATGAACATTACTCTCGGGATTATCAGCAAGACCATGTTCAGTATGGAATTCAAGGATGGGTATGAAATTGTTGGGAAACCGTTGGAAACAGCTTTAAGAATAACAGTAAAAAGGATGAGAAAGATTTTCCGTATGCCATTATGGGTACCGACTAAAATCAACCGTGAATTTAAAAAGGCGATACAAAGACTTGATAAAGTGATATACGGCATTATTGAAAAACGGAAAAACGACACAGTAAAACATGAAGACATGCTTGGGATCCTGATGGACGCCCGTGATGCCGACGACGGATTAGGTATGACAAGCCATCAGGTCCGTGATGAATTAATGACTATTTTTCTTGCCGGTCATGAAACGACAGCAAATGCTCTTTCCTGGGCTCTGTATGCAATTTCGAAGCATCCAGAAATTCAAGCCAAGCTTTTCAGTGAAGTAAATAGCATAATCGGTCACCGAAGTCCCAAGCCTGAAGATTTCATGAAATTACCATACACTCAAAATATCATTCATGAAACACTTCGCGTGTACCCGTCACTGTATATCTTATCCCGTGATGTGATGGAGGATGTCGTAATAGGAGGATATCGCTTTAAAAAAGGCGATATGATTCTAATAAGTTCTTACGTGATGCAGCATAATCCAGAGTATTTTGATCAACCGGAATCATTTATTCCTGAGCGATTTGAAAATAACTTTATGAAAAGCCTGCCTGCGTTCGCTTACTTTCCATTTGGCGGAGGGCCGCGGGTTTGTATTGGCAATCATTTTGCCATGATGGAAGCGGTGCTTGTCCTGGCCTGCATTGCCCAACGATATAGGATAAAGCTTGCACCTGACCACCATGAAGTAACCCCTCTTCCAACCCTTACACTCAGACCCAAGAATGGACTACGCATAATGATAGAAGAAAGAGATGCAGAAGCCTTCGAACCTGGGGCATCCAATTTTTGA
- a CDS encoding YjcZ family sporulation protein yields the protein MSGWDGGFGFGGGFAFIVVLFLLLVIVVASICGGGGTQGYGTYC from the coding sequence TTGTCAGGTTGGGATGGCGGCTTTGGATTTGGCGGAGGTTTCGCCTTTATAGTCGTTTTGTTTCTCCTTTTAGTGATTGTTGTAGCCAGCATTTGTGGCGGCGGGGGAACCCAGGGTTATGGAACATACTGCTGA